The Thunnus maccoyii chromosome 12, fThuMac1.1, whole genome shotgun sequence genomic interval tttggtctctgtagctaatttcctctttcatgacaactgtacggggggttgaatgtttttataactcacccgtaaagttctgcataatgaaggacatggctgctttgagtgacaggtccgccggccgctaggtggcttgtttcagccgttcggccccgcctctttgcccatttttgattggctgggagttaggcagcgtcacgcactgccaagatggcgacggccggagcggctcactttgagcttcaaaaccgctcttcagaaaccaacgggtgtcGTCACGGcaactacgtccatatttttatacagtctgtggtccAGACAGAAGAGCCTCAGAGCCTGCTGAAGATCTCTTGAGGATCTCATGTGTTTCTTCTCATTAAGGCAGAATAAAAACCTGTTTCCTGGTTTTTCACAAACTCACACAGTCAAAACTTCACTCTTGTCTTGGAAGAAACAGAAACTACtgcaacattttaataaataataataaaaatgtttgtgtgttgatgaTTCAGGCAGAAGAGCCACAGTACTGCAGCTGGTCCACAGAGGGAGCACTAACCCAGCTGAGAGTGTCTGATGTGTTCTTTAACTGGATTTAAAGGGCTGATACTgtggaaaacaataaaagcttaactgtgctgtaaaattactcacTTCTTATCTCCTTTCTCTTCTTGAGTTGTTTGAATTTTAGGCGGTTTTTGAGGCTGCAGGAAGTTATAAATACAGTCTGATTCTTATTGTAGATGTATGACGGCTGGTTTGCTTTCCACCatgagaggaaaaatattttaatattctgatCTGATGACATAAAGTTGGCTCAGTcaggtttcagtgttttttctccCAACTTTTAATTCTTTGTGCGTAAGAGGTGATAAATTTACGACGGTGTTGTTAACAAGACGTGTGTGATGAATTTCTCAGTTAGAAGTTTTTAATGTTCGTTTCCAACATCGTCTGATTGACTCTGATGCTTGTTCAGACGTGTCAATCAAAAAAACTTGGAACAAATATCAGACAAGAAGAAGGATTTATTATCTGTTAAATATGTATCAGCTGTCAGTTGCTCCTCTTTTCTGATGAGTGTTGCATTCTGGGACACGTGTACGTTGTTATTTCAACCAAACTTAATGTGATCCAGAGCTGGAAGACGTACTCAGaccctttactgcagtaaaagtacataagtattatgagcttgatgtagttaaagtattgcagtaaaagtacataagtattatgagcttgatgtagttaaagtattgcagtaaaagtacataagtattatgagcttgatgtagttaaagtattgcagtaaaagtacataagtattatgagcttgatgtagttaaagtattgcagtaaaagtacataagtattatgagcttgatgtagttaaagtattgcagtaaaagtacataagtattatgagcttgatgtagttaaagtattgcagtaaaagtagtggtttggtccctctgactgatatattattatatatgacatcattagattattaatagtgaagcatcagtgttagagcagcatgttactgttgtagctgctggaggtggagctagtttacactactttatatacagttagctagtttagtccagtggttcccaacctaggggtcgggcccctccaaagggtcagcagataaatctgaggggtggtgagatgattaatgggagaggaaagaagaaaaaacaaagttctgatacacaaatctgttttcagtttttggactttttctctaatctttgatttttgctgaaatattggatcatttgaacatttattgaaatgaaagcatgtgagaagtttagagggaaaaatcactatttggtggagctgttaacaactcatagacatgtgaaatgtgaccccgactacacactgctttttgtaagacatcaaaagacaaaaaggttggaaaccactggtttcatctttaacaatgtgttgtattttaaaagcttgttatattatccattgtgtcagatcttcatctgaaaagtaactaaagctgtcaaataaatgtagtggagtagaaagtacaatatttccctctgaaatgtagaaagtagcatcacatgcACGTCGTTACTTTCCAGCGCTGGTTCGATCATGTTTACGGTGAGAACATGCTACACAACGTTAACATGATGTAACTGCACAGTGTGTGTTGTAGATATAAGTTTCAGTGTGTACGACTCTTATTCATACATGAGAACATGAGTGccagagtctgtgtgtgtaatgatcCGTGCTGTCAGCAGGGCGTCATGCAGCCCTCATTATTCTGTCGACACGCCTTGTACGGTAactcagcctgtgtgtgtgtgtgtgtgtgtgtgtgtgtgtgttttcatggcCTGGAGCCAAGCTGAAGGCGCCACTTTATGAGTATGATGATCTCATGTCGACCCACTCCAAACACTGTGTGTATtcagccgtgtgtgtgtgtatgtgtgtgtgtaaagtgtgcTTTGGCATGTTTTTGAAAGACCTGTTGTGTAAAAGAGAAAGTGTTTCTCAGAGAGCTAAAGATTGTGAAGTCCTGCTGCAGCCTTAAAGGAACAGTCCGTCTGTATATGAAACAGGTGTTTGTAGCCGTTTGTTGACCAACAGCCTGAACTCGGCGTCCGTCGTCGTCTTTGTTTTAGCTCGACCAGCTGACTACAGGATGAACTGCTGACTAGCTCGTTAGCTTAACAAGACCCAACATGTAAATCAGACACACTCAGAGTTGTTGaaaggtggatttttttttctctctggagGCCGACAGTTCTTCCTTTTGCTctctgtgctaagctaggctaacaggctaacaggctaacCACGTCTCTGTTGTGCTGTTACACGACATTCCTGcatctttatatttatttatgttttacatcGTTTTTATCTGCACAGATGCTAATAACTACATCCTCTGTATATCCATAGTGTTCATCCATATCAGCCTGTTTGGAacatttttctctaaaactgatctgtgtgttttattttattatctattaatcttgtggctgtttttttatatatataatgtaattattttaaatactttataaGGCATATTGACACTTTTAGTCACTGCAACTAGAGTTTTTGTATTTCTTAGATTTAGTTTTCTATGTATGTCGCGTTATCATCTTTTCATAGTTTGGTGCTGATGAGACCAGCGATGGCTAACGTTACTGTGTGCGTTAGTAAAAATGCACATGTTGGTTTTATATCGTCCAGACGGCTGAACGTCTCCACCAGCTCGCCGCCGCCcgcagagacagaaaagaaacgCTGCAGATGCAACGAggattttaaaatacagtaataattaAACAGTAACAGGttgcttattttaaaatgtgaccGTATAACTGATTACTTGAATTGTAAAATGAGTCATAGTTTATTATGATGAATCTGAGATCAAGAACAAACTGACGGagtagaaatgtttttattattcaaattattCACAACTTGTTTATCACATCCAGagaataaatattaatattataataaagtaaataaaatgaatctctgtacagaaaaaacagaaacgaGTCGATGATTCAGTTATTAGTTGAAATCTGCTGCTAAAAAAACTCATCAGTTTCAGTTTTGACtcgacaaaaaaaagaaaaacttgaaGAAAAACTTGaatattggcaaaaaaaattTCACGGCCGTCACCGGACGAAGAGCGGCCGCCACACGGCTGCTGCAGTTCCTCTCGTGTCCACTAGGTGATACTCCAGGAAAGCTGCGTTGAAGTGAATGAGAAAAACCTCACAAACATCAAACTCAGGAGACGATTCGCTCCCGACACGAGTCTCATAAAGAGACATAAAGAACGTATTAAAGCTTAAACAGGAGCATGTTGGTGGAGAGTTTCATACAGTGTTACAGTAAAGCTTCAACAGGCTACTCAGTCATCTCTCATGTCTGCAAGACAAagtcaataaatacagataagTTTAGTAATAAGAGTCGAGCCTCCACTTCTGTcaattatgttgttgttttgcaggTTTGGACAAATTCAGCATTGaccagatgaaaagtcagagaatcagagttattataattcatcctcgAGACAAAACTAATCTGTGAACCAGATTTTTTATAGCGGTCTATTTCACTTCAAACCAAACAACCTCAGAGTCTCGTCTCTACAGCTGCTAACGTGGCTAAAAGCTTCCAGATGTTTCTGTTCTCATGTTGTCATTGATGAGACGTTGCTTCAGTCGTAGATGAAGCTGGAGTTTGATAGTTTGGAAAAGCAGACGGAgcgaataaaataaaattatgaaaaatgagaaaatgagattTATGGCATTTCAGGGCGTTTCTATACCGATtcgtttgggcagatctgaacacagtaatCATGCTAACGACTAGCCGGAGACTAGCATAATGTAGCATGTTGTGTTTACGTTCTCACTTCCCGCCCCGGACTCGTccgaccaatgagaggagagaacgtTCTCACCtgatccactgattcagaccagagcaaaccaACTACAGGTTTGAAAACGCCCTCGTGGTCCGTTTACACCCGCCGTTAACATGTGACCTGTGACACGCTGTGATGGGATCAGTCGGACCACGTTCGGAGGCGGTCAGGCTCGCGCTGTGATTGGATCTTGGCAAATGTTCCAGTAAGTGGAAGGTCACTTCCTGTTAGCTCCATAAAAGCTGGAAGGAAGAGGTCTTCCCTCACTGGAAACAGGAACATCTGCTCGTGTTGGCTCCGCCCAGCTGATCTGCATATTGAGATCTGATCGATGCAGCTGAGAGTTTAACAGCAGGTGTCGtcatccagatacagatcacatgttaacaGCAGGTGTAAACGGGGCCTCAGTGTCATCTGGTTTGTTCAGATTGTTCTTCTCTCACAGCTGTTAGCTGTCAGAGCAGCACCAGTCCAAACCACATCCAGTCTGATCCAGGTCTGACCACCTGCTTCAGATCACGTTAGTCTGAGATCCTGTTCACTGCAAAGTATGTCAGAAAAACAGTCGTTCCATAAATGATCCGAAGccgctgatgatgatgatgatgatgatgatgatgatgatgtcatacagGTACGGCAGGTGTCTGAGGGGAAACCtggatgatgatgtcactgcgtgaggctgctgtctgctggtcaGACTCCCAGCAGGATCCCCGAGAACAGAGAGTCCTGCAGGACGCTGATGGCCGAGCCGGTGGCGTTATCCACGAACACCGACACGTACTCTCCAgcctacacacacgcacacacacacacacacacacacacacgcacatacacacacacgcacgcacacacacgcacacacacatgcacacacaaacacacgcacacgcatgcacgcacacacgcacacacacacgcacacacacacgcacacacacacgcacacacacacgcacacacacgcacgcacacacacacacacacgcacacgcacaaacacacacacacacagggtgtgTAACTGAACTGTATTAACGAGGTGGATATTGTTGCTCTCTGGTCTGAATCTTTAacttcagtttcctgtcagATATTATAACTATCAGCTGTTGGTTAGTGATGTCGTACCTGTAGGTAGAGCGTTCCTGTCAGTAAGATACTGAATGTTCCTCCTGCAGCCGCCACGCCCATCACCGACTCTACcgagctaacacacacacacacacacacacacacacacacacagtaaatacagaGGTCTTGTATGTCTCTCGTGTGTCTGAAGCTGCAACAGTTAATTGATTCAGTCGCAGCTTCTGtgatgatttgttgttgtttgtctttgtcatatatgacagtaaattgataCATGAAGCAAAGTGAAAACATCAACGACTACGACTGAAAACTATCAAGATATTAACCAACAGATTTAATCCTCTCACATGTTTCTATTgttatttaaatacagtttaaattaattattattattattattattattattattaattattattatgccaGTTATTGTACTCACAGGTTGCTCTGGCAGAGCGACTCGATGCAGATGGCTGCTCTCACGCTGTCTCTGAGGCGGACCTGAACCCTGTCACCAGactctgagacacacacacacacacacacacacacacagtctttggTTAGACCTCCATGTGGACTGTATCAGCGTCTGTAGTATCAGTGATTCTCTGTATGAGGCTCATTGTGACTCTTCTTCACCTTTAACTCCGCTGAGGTTCAGTTATTTCATCCCCTACCTCCCTATGTGATGTTCATCCAGACTGAACGTTAAAACTGGTTCAGGATCTGTGTTTGGATGCTCCACCTCAGTAGAAACAGTTGGAGTCAGTCTGGAATAATAAGCAGCTCAGACGCTGCTGTGCCGGGTGCTCTCACCTATCAGGAGGCTGGCGGTGAGCTGGTAGAAGCCCGACACGGCTGCCGTGTATCGGCCGGTGCTGGTGTTGAAGCTCTGACCTCTCTGGAGGCTCTGCTCAGAGTCTGAGGGCTGCagggggtcaaaggtcaaacacaAGAAGCAATTTTAGATGCATCTGATCTGTATTAGAAGATAGAAAACACCGTGAcggctcagtgtgtgtgtgtgtgtgtgtgtgtgtgtgtgtgtgtgtgtgtgtgtgtgttcacacctTGCTGAAGGGCTGCAGCTCCAGCAGGCTGCGGCGGGGGATGGTGACGGCCTGCAGGAGGCGACTGAGGAAGGAGGTGGAGACACGAGGAGGACGatcacacagcaaacacactccTCCTGCCACgtctgagaggaggaggagaacgatgaagaggaagaggagagggtggaaaggcagaagaagaagaagaaggaggaataCAAGACGtaagaggagggaaaagaagaaataaagttCACTGATTATTTGTACATATAaagtttttttcaaaaatgatttcatataagcggcgtgtgtgtgtgtgtgtgtgtgtgtgtgtgtgtgtgttggcacgCTGCCgactcattacacacacacacgtaaacacacacacacttacagacagtcagacacaaacatttactgtgtgtgtgatgcagctGCAGACGTTTCTGCAACACAACGGTTATCCAAACAGagaggccacacacacacacacacacacacacacacacacacacacacacacacacacacacacacacacacagactgtggtCAGACTTGAGACGTCTGAGTTCATCAGttagacaaacagaaaaatttGCTATGAATTCTGAGGAAATTTGGTCTTTTTCCAACCTGAAAACACAACGACTGAACTGCAGCTTCGTTCTGTTCtgatcagttttatttaaaggaaacatattctgcacatgtccagcctctatatttatattctggggctctactggaataaaaactccttatttatcttctactggtcctttatgcagcccctcagttcagcctctgtctgaaacaggccgttttagctcctgtctctttaagccccgcctcctgatgagcccactctgttctgattggtcagctttcaggaagcttcctccggctccggaggctacgtaaacaaactatagtagcaggatttcacttcttcttctccttctttactccaaatgtcaacttctcaaatccatccgtacatgttggagctgaacaacacatggaaacaccttagcaaccatcttagcaaccaaggctacagagtggacaacacatggaaacaccttagcaaccacctagcaaccactgacatcagctcgtcagcaaggtacagaagtggaaagtaactaagtacatttacaagttggagctgaacaacacatggaaacaccttagcaaccaccttagcaaccaaggctacagaatggacaGCCATTTATGAGC includes:
- the si:ch1073-184j22.1 gene encoding erythroferrone — encoded protein: MLARLSQGRSSPGGAGGLLLLPLLLGLMMMMMMMMVVAAAATSVDTAESEESQEILEDDEAVSTEILDSVSTDLSRVSPLSSWLIFRRNSNKGENRKTKGSRRTSKHGLPGPPGPPGPQGPPGPPAPLLPQQQELIQELQLKLRDVAGGVCLLCDRPPRVSTSFLSRLLQAVTIPRRSLLELQPFSKPSDSEQSLQRGQSFNTSTGRYTAAVSGFYQLTASLLIESGDRVQVRLRDSVRAAICIESLCQSNLSVESVMGVAAAGGTFSILLTGTLYLQAGEYVSVFVDNATGSAISVLQDSLFSGILLGV